The Mycobacterium avium subsp. avium genomic sequence CCGGTTGCCGGTGATCAGGTAGAGCCGCCGATACCCGCACGCCCGGGTCCGCTCCTCCAGCGCCGCCAGCAGCGCCCGCGCGTAGCCGCGGCGCCGGTGGGCCGCGTCGGTCCAGATCCGCTTGAGCTCGGCGGTCTCGGCGTCGTAGCGGCGAAACGCGCCGCCGGTGACGGGCACGCCGTCGACGACGCCGATCAGCAGCCCGCCGTGCGGCGGTGCCAGTTCGTCGCGCGGCACCGGCAACCAGCTCAGGTGCGCGCTCGGCGTGCCGCCGTAGCGCTGGGCGTACTCGACGGCAAGTTCGGCCAGCAGCGGCCGGGCCAGCGGGTCGTCGTGCGTGGCCGGCACGAACCGCAGTCGGCCGTCGGCCGGCGGGCTGGATTCGGAGGTCATCGACACACTCAAACGCGGGTCGCGGTGACGTATTCCGGGATGAACTGGGCGCCGCCTGATCCGGCGCCCCGCCGCGGCCCCAACCCCAGGGCGCCCAGCAGATCGGCGATGGACCGCGCCGCCGGCTCCCAGCCGTGGGTCGCCAAATACTCAGGGACGTAATGGTATTCGCCCGGGTGGGTGAGGCTGGCCAGGTCGATGTCCAGGCCGCGGCGCCGCCAGCCCTCCACGAAGGCCCGCTCGGCCTCCAGCTGCAGCGGATCCCAGGTGGGCAGGTGGTCGGCGGCCAACCGGCTGCCCGCGGCGCTGGCCGCGGTGAGCCGGCGCAGCAGCCGGTTCTGCTCGGCGGGCTTCAGGTAGCCGACCAGCAGCTGCTCGGCGACCCACGCCGTGGGCTGGGCCGCGTCGAAACCCACCCGCCGCAACGCCGCCGGCCAGTCGTCGCGCAGGTCGATGCCGACCGCGCACCGGTTGGCGGCCAGCCGGGCGTCCAGCCCGCGCAGCACCCCGGCCTTGAAATCGAGCACCCGCGGCCGGTCGATCTCGTAGACCGTGGTCCCGCGCGGCCACCACAGCCGGTACGGCCGGGTGTCCAGGCCCGATGCCAGGATCACCACCTGGCGAATGCCCGCGCGGCCCGCCTCGGCGAGGAATTCGTCCACGAACCGGGTGTGGGCGGCCAGCGCATCCAGCAACGACGTCACCGCCGGGTCGTCGCCGACCGGCGATTCATCGGCCGCGAACGTGTGGTCGGCGATCGCGCGGGTGAGGTAGTCGATGCCGACGGCGCCCAGCAGCGGCTCGGCGTACGGGTCGTTGAGCAACCCCTGCCGCGTGGCGACGGCCCGGGCGCCGGCGCCCAAGGTTGCGGTCACCCCCACCTCGGCTGTCGCTGCCATCGTCGTCCCGGGCGTCGTCTCAGGCGTCGGAGCGGCGCCGCAGGGTCAGCCCGGCGGCCACCCGCCAGCCGAGCAACACCAGCGCGGTGACCGTCGAGGCCACCACCACGAAACTGGCCGCCACGCCGGCGGAGCTGGCCTTGCGCAGCAGCATGCCGACGATCACGGTGCACAGCCAGACGACGACGCCGGTGGGCAGCACCGCGGTGGGCTGCCGCCATCCCCGGGAGACCAGCCAGCCGAGCGCGGTGCCGGTCAGAAACGGCCACGCCGTCACGGCGACGCCGGTGGCGCTGAGGCCCTCGTCGTGGCTGCGCCGCCCCACGGCGCAGAACACCAGCACGCCGAGGACATCGACCGCGAACCAGGCCAGCCGCCGGAGCCTAAGCATGCAGCGAGACTACCCGCTCGGCCGCGCCGATCCTTGACCCGGCAACCGAGGTGAACCTAGATTCGTCTGCAATGAATACTGATTCACACCGCCGCCTCGCGGTGGTGACCGGCGCGGGTTCGGGCATCGGCCGGGCGATCGCGCTCGGGCTGGCCGCCGGGGGTGACCGCGTCGTCGCCGCCGACCTGGACCAGGCGTCGGCCGCGGCCACCGCCGCCGAGCATCCCGACCTGATCACCGCGGCGCCGGTGGACGTCGCCGACCCGGCACGGGTCGCCGCGCTGCGGGACCGCATCCACGCCGACATCGAGGTGCCCGGCGTCGTCGTCAACGCCGCCGGCTGGGACCGAACCGACCAATTCCTCAACGCCACACCGGAATTCGCACAGAAGGTGGTGGCCATCAACTACCTGGGGCCGGTGCATGTGTGTTCGGCGTTCCTGCCCGGGATGATCGAGACGCACGGCGGCGGACGCGTGGTGAACGTCGCCAGCGACGCCGGGCGGGTCGGCAGCGCCGGTGAGAGCATCTACGCCGGCGCCAAGGGCGGGGTGATCGCGCTGACCAAGTCGCTGGCGCGCGAGATGGCGCGCCACCAGATCACGGTGAACTGCGTGTGCCCGGGCCCGACCGACACCCCGCTGTTTCACGCCCAGCCCGAGAAGCTGAAAGAAGCACTGGTCAAAGCGATTCCGCTGCGCCGGCTGGCCCGGCCCGAGGAGGTCGCCGCGGCGGTGCTGTTCTTCGCCTCGCAGGCCGCGTCGTTCGTCACCGGACAGGTGATCAGTGTCAGCGGCGGCCTGACGATGGCAGGCTGACTGCTATGAGCACCGAGACGAGCACCAAGACCCCACCGGCCTTCGACCGCTACGACCCGCTGGGCCTGGACGCCTTGCTGTCCGACGACGAACGCGCGGTGCGCGACACCGTGCGGGGTTTCTGCGCCGAGCATGTGCTGCCGCACGTGGCGGAGTGGTTCGAGATCGGCGACCTGCCGGTCCGCGAACTGGCCAGGGAGTTCGGCCGGCTCGGCCTGCTGGGCATGCACCTGCACGGCTACGGCTGCGGCGGCGCGTCGGCCGTGCACTACGGGCTGGCCTGCGTGGAGCTGGAGGCCGCCGACTCCGGTCTGCGTTCGATGGTCTCGGTGCAGGGCTCGCTGGCGATGTT encodes the following:
- a CDS encoding GNAT family N-acetyltransferase → MTSESSPPADGRLRFVPATHDDPLARPLLAELAVEYAQRYGGTPSAHLSWLPVPRDELAPPHGGLLIGVVDGVPVTGGAFRRYDAETAELKRIWTDAAHRRRGYARALLAALEERTRACGYRRLYLITGNRQPEAEALYDATGYIRVPADPLPDWGPFRPIAFEKWLVPDER
- a CDS encoding class I SAM-dependent methyltransferase; the protein is MAATAEVGVTATLGAGARAVATRQGLLNDPYAEPLLGAVGIDYLTRAIADHTFAADESPVGDDPAVTSLLDALAAHTRFVDEFLAEAGRAGIRQVVILASGLDTRPYRLWWPRGTTVYEIDRPRVLDFKAGVLRGLDARLAANRCAVGIDLRDDWPAALRRVGFDAAQPTAWVAEQLLVGYLKPAEQNRLLRRLTAASAAGSRLAADHLPTWDPLQLEAERAFVEGWRRRGLDIDLASLTHPGEYHYVPEYLATHGWEPAARSIADLLGALGLGPRRGAGSGGAQFIPEYVTATRV
- a CDS encoding DUF3054 domain-containing protein, with protein sequence MLRLRRLAWFAVDVLGVLVFCAVGRRSHDEGLSATGVAVTAWPFLTGTALGWLVSRGWRQPTAVLPTGVVVWLCTVIVGMLLRKASSAGVAASFVVVASTVTALVLLGWRVAAGLTLRRRSDA
- a CDS encoding SDR family NAD(P)-dependent oxidoreductase — translated: MNTDSHRRLAVVTGAGSGIGRAIALGLAAGGDRVVAADLDQASAAATAAEHPDLITAAPVDVADPARVAALRDRIHADIEVPGVVVNAAGWDRTDQFLNATPEFAQKVVAINYLGPVHVCSAFLPGMIETHGGGRVVNVASDAGRVGSAGESIYAGAKGGVIALTKSLAREMARHQITVNCVCPGPTDTPLFHAQPEKLKEALVKAIPLRRLARPEEVAAAVLFFASQAASFVTGQVISVSGGLTMAG